ATGGAGGCCTTGTCTGTCTGCCATTCCACAAATTAATAAACAAATCATGTAAACTCAAGTGAAAGGTAACATATGCAAGGTGGTCGTTATAGTATCTAAAAAATAGTGTTTAActtgacaaaaaataattaataattaataattaatatttagttcaaaaagtataaaaataaataatttttaaaattttaaaatttattataaaagataTAATAGACAAAAATTAAGCACTATAGAAATCTAGGGTGACATATGAGATTATGAGTATGACAGGAAAGTTGAGGAAgataaagacaaaaataaaaaagaatggTAAACCTAGATGTTTAGGAATTCAGATGCTctcttttcgttttttttttttttaatattaaagtaTAAGAACGTGTTCTATTATGTTCATATGGGTTTActaactaataaataaataaaaagaagggttttcttttctttatacaCATTAATACATTATGCAACAACGAACGAACAACTATTCAAAAACCAGTTGTTCACCGTCTCCATTGTGCTTTCCAATCAGCTCCGTATAAAAATTTCATGTTTCAAGTCACGCacgaaaagataaaatataattaatggGAATGTGACTAActattaataaatcaataaaagaagACATAATTGAGAAAGAAATGCTTATCAGACTTATCAGAGAAATTCATAGGAGCTCGTAAATAAAGAAACggattataaatttataatggTAAAGTAAAAGTAAATAGGAAGTTACTACCTTGTTGGCGTTGGGAACCAATTCTTGCAAGGCCTTCATTCTCTCCGCGATCCTTTCCCTTCGCAACTGCCATATCATACACACAAAATTTCAGAATCAGCTTCACAACAAAGACcggtaaaaaaaatgaaaaaaaaaattgctgtTTGTGTTCGTTTCCCTGTTTTGcaaattttgttaataataataataagtgagATTAAGGCGTTGCGGTTGACGTATTAGCGATAATAACAGGAGGAAAATGACAGGTGAAATTATTGGTAGGTGTTCAATTAATTTCTGGAGATCCAAATTCCAAACGTGTTTGAAGTGCAATGAATGAAGTCAAAGAGAGAAGATAGAGAAAACGTACCCTCTCAGCGATGCTGTGTGGGTCCGTGGCTTGACCTCTCCTCGCCCTAACCCTCTGTTTCGGCTGACCCGGGTTCGGGTTCGGGTTCCCACCTTGGCTCGTTCCCTGCCCCTGCCCCTGCATCTGATTCGGATTTGAACTTGTCTGAACCTGAAATTCATAATAATTTCAAATCACAATCATATTCACAGTGAATAATAATAGCAAcatgttttttttaatatataatattgaaCCTGTGGATGCTGAAAATGGTGAGTCTGATTGGATGCTAGAGCAGCGCCCTGGAGAGATCCGGTGAAACCGTCGTACAGAGCTTGAACGGAACCGTCGGCGGAGCTCTGTCAATTGACCTCATATTCAGTTACAAAATTACTCAAAACTCGAATCAGAAACTGAAAACGAAAAAGACTAACTGGATTGGGAGAtttgaaggaggaggaggaggcgTCGACGACGTCGTTTTGGGAAGAGTCAAACATGTGATGAAGGATGGCGGAATCAGCACCGGAGAGGCCTCTGGTCATGAGAAGCTGCTGTTGGAGCAAGAGAGCGGCGGCGGCGGCCTTGGAGGAGGAAGTAGCGGTGATCTGGTGGTTACGGAACTTGGAAGCGAGAGTGGAAGGGTCGTCGTAGTTAGGGAAAGCGACATTGTCGTTGTCAAGCCAGTAAGGCTTAGGGTTAGGAGGAGTATGGTCAAGGttccatgaaggaggtggtggaGGAGGGATAGTAGAAAGCATCTGCTTGATGAAATCGTCTTCTTGAGAAGTAGCAGGGTCCATTTGGATCTGCTGCTGATTGTTGAAGAGGGAGTTGAGGCTTTGCATTTCTCTGCTACAAGGTTGCATGAcgattcttttcttttcttttcttttcttttgcttactCACAGTGGCATAGCGGTTTGCGTTTTTTCTGGACCAACTTCTCTTCTCTTATTAAAGAGTTTAGAGTGAGACCAGGCTTTTACTGTCGTTCAACTCTACTAACAACTCTAGCTATTGGAACACCCAACACATATTTCATATTTCActctaattaattaaattttctttttccttctcaattccaattctctttttttcttcctcCTATCATGTCATGTCATTTTCACATAACGCCAAAACAACCATAAAATCCTCTCCTCAGGTTGTCACAGCTGGATTACTCTACTTCACTTACGCGTCAACTCTCCTGCTATTTTCAAGTGTCCcacaattttattattataatatttttgcctattcttttttaataattaagattaattttataattgagAATCAATAcctaaaaatactaaaatatttaaaattatgatACATTTGAAATAGTTTTCccttataattataataattatataaactatttttatttttaatagcaGCGTCCATTTTTGTtataagattattattattaagtgaGAAAACTGAAGAGAAAAAGAGCAATTTAACTTGGGCTGGCTCAACGGTTGGAACTTGGAATGAGAACTAGCTTTTTATTTAACCTTTTCTTGTGCCCCAATTTTCGCGAATCCTACAGAAAAAACTGAGTTTCAGTTCAGTGTTGGACAGTTaataaatatcaaaaatatttttttgtatattaaaattcatcaccaaaattagttattaatatattttatataaatatatataatttaatttatttttaatatatattttatattaatgattGTTTTTTATATGAGTATAGTCGTATAGAGATACTATGTCATTTGAGCTATAACTCATTAATATattaggctgcgtttgtttcCGAAAACAGGACAGAACAAGACACTGAGAATAGGACAGGATAAGACACTGATtgatagagacacaaaattttgtgttcttgtattctgtttggtgataaactagaacaaattatgaaaattcaatttattctcattttttcattcaaaaaatttgagatgaaaaatataataataaaaaatataattataaaaaattaacaagaataatgaaaggaaaaataaaaaataagttgtgtcgtTTGTTAGTATCTCTGCGTCTTTTCTATCAGAATGgatacaaaatacactaatttagTGTCTCtcaatataatatttttgtctaTGTCTTTTGTATCTCTATATTCCTGTCTCAATCCTATCACTATAAATAAACGCAGCCTTGTTAGTTAATTTTAGGTACGTGTGATAGTTGATATATATATCCGGTTAAGTGGATGTACAGTCACAAAAATTCACATATTGCATCTCATATAGAGTTTATTAccttaattaataattgaatCACTTCAAAGTTCACATGGTTAATTAAAAATCCTATGGTTCTATCTATTTTTACTTGTGTCAAGATCGAAGCTTAGAAAGCGACAAAGTTAACATACCCATTTCAGCATATGTTACATCATTGGTCTTATAATTGGATCCCATACTATATGCTGAATCAATCAAATGTACCCCTTTGGTACCGTCTCAAAGCGTTGTTCATTGATCTTATTCCTATCACACACATTATTATCGATcaagaagaataaaataaaaaagaaccaGAGCTCTGACCTCATTGATtatattctttcttcttttgtgaTTGACTAGTGCAAAAGACATGTTGGCATCGTTAAACGATAGGACGTTGATTAAACCAATGTTCAATGGAATGAAATCTTCGTAAATATTCGTGACACAATAGAGAACATCAAATCTTAATTACAGAACGTTAAATTGGTTCCTTTATGTTAAGAAGAATTAAGGGGGTTGAAATTCTGGCTAGAAATTAGAATAGACAAAAAAATCTTTACTTATGTCTTGGCAATAATTTGTTGGTATATGTCCTTGTCTTGTAGCAATCACTTCTTCCTCTTTACACCTCAATTCCCACTTACTATTGATTTTAATCATTCAAACTAGTAACGCTTTAtggataattttttttcataattaaagATGCCTAAAAATATAAGCTCATCAGATAAAACTGATACTCGTTTCACTGAATTTAACCGAAACAGAATCACATTAAGCTAACTCTTATTGACAAGGCACTAAATAAATGTTACCATGGATTCTAAATAATAATAGTACAATAATAGTAGACACAAGTGACGCAGTGGTCGTTATTATCTATCTGGTTTCAATAATTCCAGCTGCTGCTAAAGAAAATGCAATGGTGAACAAATGCATGCTGTTTGCATTGTAATATTAATTACCATCACAGTAAATGGTTTTTGCCATGCCATGCATATATGTGTAACTTAACTATACTAATTCTAGCCCATGGTATAAGAAGGGCTTGGTAAGTTTATGACAGTCGTTTTGATCTTAGTCATCATGTTTATACTGTTGGTAATTCCTTGTGATCCAATTCCACTGTCCTTTATACCCTGCAAGTTATTAACCCTTTTGTTAGTTAATATTACATACACATGTTTGCATTATGCCCGTATTCTTTGTTACAGATATAACTATTTATGTGTCTCTTTCTATCTGCTTAAActaacatattaaaaatataaccaTTTATATGTCTCCGCTGAAGTGTTTACCTGGAAAGGAAAATGATCGGGTCCTCGAGCCGGAGCAGAATTGATTTGAACTGTTCCAGTTTCCATTGCATCACCGATCATTATTGCTTTGTTGATATCTTTTGTGAAGACACATCCCTACATACACAAGTTGATTGTAAGATTACACAATGagaagaaagtgaagaaaatTTCATGACTTAAGTTGTTCAAACTGTGATGTTGATGGTTTGATGAATCATAATagattaaaagaagaaaaaaaataagttcttcttattttaaaaagaatgaaaaatctcataaaaaaaatattggtgaAGTTAttacaatttatatattatgtattctttgtgtatttcctactattgataaaaaaataatctagataacaaaaagaaaaacaatgtTGAATGAAGTTGTTTGTTTGTATACCTGAAG
Above is a genomic segment from Arachis stenosperma cultivar V10309 chromosome 1, arast.V10309.gnm1.PFL2, whole genome shotgun sequence containing:
- the LOC130968397 gene encoding bHLH transcription factor RHL1, producing the protein MQPCSREMQSLNSLFNNQQQIQMDPATSQEDDFIKQMLSTIPPPPPPSWNLDHTPPNPKPYWLDNDNVAFPNYDDPSTLASKFRNHQITATSSSKAAAAALLLQQQLLMTRGLSGADSAILHHMFDSSQNDVVDASSSSFKSPNPSSADGSVQALYDGFTGSLQGAALASNQTHHFQHPQVQTSSNPNQMQGQGQGTSQGGNPNPNPGQPKQRVRARRGQATDPHSIAERLRRERIAERMKALQELVPNANKTDKASMLDEIIDYVKFLQLQVKVLSMSRLGGAAAVAPLVADINSEGGGDCVQTNGNQTAGASSSNDSLTMTEQQVAKLMEEDMGSAMQYLQGKGLCLMPISLATAISTATATCHPRNPIMNPTDGPSSPGMSVLTVQSANGDAVKDATSVSKP